A genomic segment from Melanotaenia boesemani isolate fMelBoe1 chromosome 9, fMelBoe1.pri, whole genome shotgun sequence encodes:
- the LOC121645379 gene encoding T-cell surface glycoprotein CD3 epsilon chain-like → MEVQAVLVVLFMFASTVKTDENGNSVEGKVEFWRKNVILTCPGKATWNDIEKMEVQTENTIRTEYTQPLKGYCEYDDNAKTIKYRFYVKGKACENCFELDATVFMGVIIVDVVGTAVVMMMIYKCSKKTSSDKRSHSPKPPLPSGHRPPPTVPSRDYESLNPHTRAADTYSTVVNRMG, encoded by the exons ATGGAAGTCCAGGCTGTGCTCGTCGTCCTCTTCATGTTCGCTTCCACCGTGAAAACTGATGAAAATGGTAACAGTGTTGAAG GAAAAGtggagttctggagaaaaaacgTCATACTGACCTGTCCAGGCAAAGCGACCTGGAATGACATTGAGAAGATGGAGGTCCAAACTGAGAACACAATTAGAACTGAGTATACACAGCCATTAAAAGGCTACTGTGAATACGATGATAATGCTAAAACTATTAAATATCGTTTCTACGTGAAAGGAAAGG CATGTGAAAACTGCTTCGAACTGGATGCAACTGTCTTCATGGGGGTCATCATCGTGGATGTGGTCGGGACAGCagttgtgatgatgatgatctacAAGTGCAGCAAGAAGACAAGCTCAGATAAACGCTCTCACTCCCCCAAAC CACCTCTTCCATCAGGACACCGACCTCCACCAACTGTCCCATCTCGTGACTACGAG TCTCTGAACCCTCACACTCGAGCAGCTGACACTTACTCCACTGTGGTGAACAGGATGGGATAA
- the LOC121645380 gene encoding T-cell surface glycoprotein CD3 gamma chain-like: MKYQLLLLWTLAAFVSCDPGVNEITPVDMPDGIKLSCGSDNVISKNGTGLKYVELQYKDENTGEYKCEGTDSKIFVKFRTCDNCIELDTASIAGIVVGDVVATVAVGVAVYLIASKGQPSTDNTAKKRSDRQPLVPNEGPTRTGNDHYQPLRPRQGLGRDEYDVLKK; this comes from the exons ATGAAATATCAGCTCCTGCTGCTTTGGACTCTTGCAG CATTTGTCAGCTGTGACCCTG gTGTCAATGAAATAACACCAGTTGATATGCCAGATGGAATTAAACTGTCTTGTGGGTCTGACAATGTTATTTCTAAAAATGGTACAGGCTTAAAATATGTTGAATTACAATACAAAGATGAGAACACAGGAGAATATAAATGTGAAGGCACTGACTCAAAAATCTTCGTGAAATTTCGAA CATGCGACAACTGCATAGAGTTGGACACGGCTTCGATAGCTGGTATTGTTGTAGGAGACGTGGTGGCTACTGTGGCCGTTGGAGTGGCTGTCTATCTCATCGCTTCTAAAGGCCAACCCAGCACGGACAACACCGCCAAGAAAA GGTCGGACCGACAGCCTCTGGTACCTAATGAAGGGCCTACCAGAACCGGCAACGATCATTACCAG CCTCTGAGACCCAGACAAGGCCTGGGGAGAGATGAATATGATGTACTCAAAAAATAG
- the LOC121646726 gene encoding transmembrane protein 25: MCVCRAWASMESVWLRTWTSGSAVVFFNTLALSWTGAIEPALKIDGWHQAAVTLQENMTHRFNCQADGWDPHTPPLLTWYLNGEQQREPSPNRGRLVMTSQKDDIMRPGTNHNSTFSLRARKWDRELVCVASNPRTGESYNATVTLNVQFQPEILRVKAYYSETSDPGLSLVLFALVRSNPPATITFVDQSGQLVANTTDFLILDSRSYPWLTNHTLRVTLSSLSGNISLNASNSVGTVQNNLTLAEFLQSRVEVPMLGIVTGGSMAFMALLILSLIVLCLMQKNKGKSIDEPVEILMTKKSESANLKPEKADKSHIPRENMSLPSNMQLNDLSTLRKAREAAQQNSVGKENKEEEEEDLSLAYAARGFARYPMVGYIYKVNSTSSEEIWL; this comes from the exons ATGTGTGTCTGTCGTGCTTGGGCCAGTATGGAGAGTGTGTGGCTAAGGACGTGGACATCGGGCTCTGCTGTCGTGTTCTTTAACACGTTGGCGTTGTCCTGGACAG GTGCAATCGAGCCCGCCCTTAAAATTGATGGATGGCACCAGGCGGCTGTGACCCTGCAGGAGAACATGACACACAGGTTCAACTGCCAGGCAGATGGCTGGGATCCTCACACCCCTCCTTTACTGACCTGGTACCTGAACGGGGAGCAGCAGAGAGAGCCGTCACCAAATCGTGGCCGTCTGGTGATGACATCACAAAAAGATGACATCATGAGACCAGGGACCAATCACAATAGCACCTTCTCTCTGCGGGCTAGAAAGTGGGACAGGGAGCTGGTGTGTGTCGCATCAAACCCCAGGACAGGAGAGAGCTACAACGCCACGGTTACACTCAATGTCCAGT TCCAGCCAGAGATCCTCAGGGTAAAAGCCTACTACAGTGAAACCTCAGACCCAGGTCTTTCACTGGTCCTCTTCGCCTTGGTACGGTCCAACCCGCCTGCTACCATCACCTTTGTCGACCAGTCAGGCCAGCTTGTGGCCAACACTACTGATTTCCTCATCCTGGATTCACGCAGCTACCCCTGGCTGACCAATCACACGCTGAGGGTCACACTGAGTAGCCTATCAGGGAACATCTCACTAAATGCCAGTAACAGTGTGGGAACGGTGCAAAACAACCTCACACTGGCAG AGTTCCTGCAGTCTCGTGTGGAGGTGCCCATGCTGGGAATAGTGACTGGGGGATCCATGGCCTTCATggccctcctcatcctcagtcTGATAGTTCTTTGCCTCATGCAAAAAAACAAGGGCAAGTCCATCG ACGAGCCGGTGGAGATTCTGATGACtaagaaaag TGAGTCAGCAAATCTGAAGCCAGAGAAAGCAGACAAGTCCCACATCCCCAGAGAAAATATGTCTCTGCCTTCCAACATGCAGCTCAACGACCTCAGCACTTTGAGAAAAG CCCGAGAGGCTGCCCAGCAAAACAGCgtgggaaaagaaaacaaagaagaagaggaggaagatctgtCTTTAGCCTACGCAGCAAGAG GTTTTGCCAGATATCCGATGGTGGGCTACATCTACAAGGTGAACAGCACAAGCAGCGAGGAGATCTGGCTCTGA